A genomic stretch from Desulfotignum balticum DSM 7044 includes:
- a CDS encoding IclR family transcriptional regulator — MVKSAVRVMEILETVCGHKEGLNQKEISDRLNIPKSSLSSILTDMTNREYLLQDRLTKRFVLGPQVLILAGGYLDNQDVVGQGRPMISCLSRETGESGALAIPVGLEALLVYKEDCIQPIMPSTQIGTRFPLYASAVGKALLAYYSDHEIDQYLQSVPLTPVTRQTVTDRSHLLAELKQIRKIGLAYNRDGYREGITAIAAPVFNHNGRAVASISISVLTASLTPEKENRYETILKQITAQFSKLLGHNPKNHLLI, encoded by the coding sequence ATGGTCAAGTCAGCAGTTCGGGTAATGGAAATTCTGGAGACAGTGTGCGGTCATAAAGAAGGACTGAACCAAAAGGAGATCTCAGACCGTCTCAACATTCCAAAAAGCAGCCTTTCATCCATTCTGACCGATATGACTAACCGGGAATACCTGCTGCAGGACAGGCTGACCAAGCGATTTGTGCTGGGCCCCCAGGTGCTGATCCTTGCCGGCGGATATCTGGACAACCAGGATGTGGTGGGACAGGGCCGTCCCATGATCAGTTGCCTCAGCCGTGAAACCGGTGAATCCGGGGCACTGGCCATACCGGTCGGCCTGGAAGCCCTGCTGGTCTACAAAGAAGACTGTATTCAACCGATCATGCCCTCCACTCAGATCGGCACCCGGTTTCCCTTATACGCTTCAGCGGTGGGAAAAGCCCTGCTGGCATATTATTCAGACCATGAGATCGATCAATATCTTCAGTCCGTCCCGCTCACACCTGTGACCCGTCAAACAGTCACTGACCGGAGCCATCTGCTGGCTGAATTGAAACAGATCCGAAAAATCGGCCTGGCCTATAACCGGGACGGTTACCGGGAAGGGATCACCGCCATTGCCGCACCGGTTTTCAACCATAATGGCCGTGCAGTTGCCTCCATATCCATTTCCGTGCTCACTGCCAGCCTCACGCCGGAAAAAGAAAATCGATACGAAACGATTTTAAAGCAAATCACGGCACAATTTTCAAAACTGCTGGGACATAACCCAAAAAACCACTTACTAATATAA
- a CDS encoding ABC transporter substrate-binding protein, whose protein sequence is MVASNFQKKAFFWGKLIFLSALVMLLVHNSAVAKETIIKIGVVGPLTGQFAAVGQSQLNGAEMKANEINAAPGEYTIELISEDDASKCDQSVNATVKLITRERAVSIIGACNSPCALAMVPITQRYQVPQFTFGVGTAITKQGSDWIFRVAVGAPGQTQALADYAVNTLGHDKIAVLYSDDEYGASMAENFKAALEKMDQQPAAYESYPRSDKDFSGQLTSVKKSEATCLYATGSYAASALIAKQAKQLGLSLQLIGDTGNATPKYIELGGEAVEGAVIVEPFTPADPDPAIQVFVEKYKSQYQQDPDGWVAEMYDTVGMIHEAVVKTGKIDPKSIQNYLAGLTSESAYSGILGDWYFGPEGNANFDLYKVQIKDGKKVILER, encoded by the coding sequence ATGGTTGCAAGCAATTTTCAAAAAAAAGCATTTTTCTGGGGAAAATTGATTTTTCTAAGTGCACTGGTCATGCTCTTGGTACATAACTCTGCGGTTGCGAAAGAAACGATAATCAAAATCGGTGTCGTCGGGCCGCTGACCGGTCAGTTCGCCGCTGTCGGACAGAGCCAGCTCAACGGCGCTGAAATGAAGGCAAACGAGATCAATGCAGCACCTGGAGAATATACGATTGAGCTGATCAGTGAGGATGATGCCAGCAAGTGCGATCAATCTGTCAACGCCACGGTTAAACTCATCACCAGGGAACGGGCGGTTTCCATCATCGGGGCCTGCAACAGCCCCTGCGCCTTAGCCATGGTGCCCATTACCCAGAGATACCAGGTCCCCCAGTTCACCTTCGGTGTCGGGACCGCCATTACTAAACAGGGATCTGACTGGATATTTCGTGTGGCCGTAGGCGCACCGGGACAGACTCAGGCCCTGGCCGACTATGCCGTCAACACGCTGGGGCATGACAAAATCGCGGTACTGTATTCAGATGACGAGTATGGCGCTTCCATGGCGGAAAATTTCAAAGCCGCTCTGGAAAAAATGGATCAGCAGCCGGCTGCCTATGAAAGCTACCCCCGCTCGGACAAGGACTTTTCCGGACAGTTGACCTCGGTGAAAAAATCCGAAGCCACCTGCCTGTATGCCACCGGCAGTTACGCCGCTTCCGCCCTCATTGCCAAACAGGCGAAACAGCTGGGACTGTCACTCCAGCTCATAGGTGATACCGGCAATGCCACTCCCAAATATATCGAACTGGGTGGTGAAGCCGTGGAAGGCGCAGTGATTGTGGAACCGTTCACCCCTGCGGACCCGGATCCGGCCATTCAGGTTTTTGTAGAAAAATACAAATCACAGTACCAGCAGGATCCGGACGGCTGGGTAGCGGAGATGTACGATACCGTCGGCATGATCCATGAGGCAGTGGTGAAAACCGGAAAAATCGATCCCAAATCCATTCAGAACTACCTGGCAGGACTGACGTCTGAAAGCGCGTATTCCGGTATTCTGGGAGACTGGTATTTCGGCCCGGAAGGAAACGCCAACTTCGACCTTTACAAGGTACAGATCAAAGACGGAAAAAAAGTGATCCTGGAACGGTAA
- a CDS encoding ABC transporter permease encodes MDFVTIPQLAFSGLTIGCVYSLVGLGFALTLRATELINFAQGEMVMLGAFIGLTLISFFHLPYIMVFILSIILTGIFGMFMERFILRRILDNKSPLLNLLIATLGISISLQALAIILWGREPVPYPDIFSVEPVMFFGIRLQHLNLWILCLGLASMAALQFFFQKTMTGISWRAASLDPSTAALYGVNRQRNVSLTFALSGALGGGAGVLIAPLYFASFGMGHSVLVKSFAAAAMGGFGVVGTMIGGLALGAIETLAAGLISSEYKNVIMYVILLAVLMVFFRPKTPTGRSITEGSKVAAGRAVSLFSADMPFWIRPSALLLGAAVWLIIPAVFDVYTMRILNLALIFAVAALGLQLIVGYTGQFSFGHAAFFGIGAYTSALLAIQLNLPFLLTLPLAGAAAGLVGWLAGPLLRLSGHFLAIGSLAMGEIIFLLMLNWKWLTKGAYGLYGIPFPSIFGFEISSDYAYYFLVTLVLGLIFFLVHRLTDSRFGRGLIAVRENELAAMVNGINLISQKTKAFVIGTACAGIAGALYAHYVTYINPDSFQFHVSVEMVTMVVIGGLGSVPGSLIGALVIILLPEYLRGLADYRLVVYGGLLIGFMMYLPGGLADLARYPLRILRQRLQKNVREVTQ; translated from the coding sequence ATGGATTTTGTCACCATCCCCCAGCTGGCATTCAGCGGCTTGACCATCGGTTGTGTATACAGCCTTGTCGGTCTTGGTTTTGCTCTGACACTTCGAGCCACAGAACTGATCAATTTTGCCCAGGGAGAAATGGTCATGCTGGGTGCCTTTATCGGGTTGACCCTGATTTCCTTCTTTCACCTGCCCTATATCATGGTATTTATCCTGTCCATCATATTGACCGGAATTTTCGGGATGTTCATGGAACGGTTCATTCTCAGACGGATTCTGGACAATAAATCCCCGCTGTTGAACCTGTTGATCGCCACCCTGGGAATATCCATTTCCCTCCAGGCCCTGGCCATCATTCTCTGGGGAAGAGAACCGGTACCTTACCCGGATATCTTCAGCGTGGAACCAGTCATGTTCTTCGGCATCCGGCTGCAGCACCTGAATCTGTGGATTCTTTGCTTAGGCCTGGCATCCATGGCTGCCCTACAGTTCTTTTTTCAGAAAACCATGACCGGTATTTCGTGGAGGGCCGCCAGCCTGGATCCTTCGACCGCCGCACTCTACGGCGTCAACCGCCAGCGAAACGTATCCCTGACATTTGCGCTGAGTGGGGCACTGGGCGGAGGGGCCGGTGTATTGATCGCGCCGTTATACTTTGCATCCTTCGGGATGGGTCATTCGGTGCTGGTGAAATCATTTGCCGCTGCCGCCATGGGAGGATTCGGAGTGGTCGGCACCATGATCGGGGGCCTGGCGCTCGGGGCCATCGAGACCCTGGCGGCCGGGCTGATATCCTCTGAATACAAAAACGTGATCATGTATGTTATCCTCCTGGCCGTGCTGATGGTGTTCTTCCGGCCGAAAACCCCCACGGGAAGATCCATCACCGAAGGATCCAAGGTGGCGGCCGGCCGGGCGGTCAGTCTGTTTTCCGCTGACATGCCCTTCTGGATCAGGCCATCGGCATTGCTTCTGGGTGCGGCTGTGTGGCTGATTATCCCGGCCGTATTTGATGTCTACACCATGCGCATTCTCAACTTAGCCCTGATTTTTGCAGTGGCCGCACTCGGCCTGCAGCTGATTGTGGGGTATACAGGACAATTTTCCTTTGGCCATGCTGCCTTTTTCGGAATCGGTGCCTATACCTCCGCCCTTTTGGCCATACAGCTGAATCTGCCGTTTCTCCTGACCCTCCCTTTGGCCGGCGCCGCTGCTGGTCTTGTGGGATGGCTGGCCGGCCCCCTGTTACGCCTTTCCGGCCATTTTTTGGCCATCGGCTCCCTGGCCATGGGTGAAATCATCTTCCTGTTGATGCTTAACTGGAAATGGCTGACAAAAGGGGCTTATGGGCTATACGGCATTCCATTCCCCAGCATCTTCGGATTTGAAATCAGTTCCGACTATGCCTATTATTTTCTGGTAACCTTGGTGCTGGGGCTCATCTTTTTTCTGGTCCACCGCCTGACCGACTCCCGTTTCGGCCGGGGGTTGATCGCAGTACGGGAAAATGAACTGGCGGCCATGGTGAACGGTATCAACCTGATTTCCCAGAAAACCAAAGCCTTTGTCATCGGAACGGCCTGTGCCGGCATCGCAGGGGCATTGTACGCCCATTACGTTACCTATATCAACCCGGATTCCTTCCAGTTTCATGTCTCAGTAGAAATGGTGACCATGGTAGTGATCGGCGGGCTGGGTTCGGTTCCCGGCAGTCTTATCGGCGCCCTTGTCATCATTCTGTTGCCGGAATACCTCAGAGGGCTTGCGGATTACCGCCTGGTGGTATACGGCGGACTTCTCATCGGATTCATGATGTATCTGCCCGGCGGCCTGGCTGACCTAGCGCGCTATCCCCTGCGGATCCTGAGACAGCGGCTTCAGAAAAATGTCCGGGAGGTGACCCAATGA
- a CDS encoding ABC transporter ATP-binding protein, producing MTLLTLQQITKNFGGLTAVDQIDLSVEKGTIHGLIGPNGSGKTTVFNLITGIYPLTTGTITFNGMDITGYPAFKVNQKGLARTFQEIQLFYDMTVLENAMMGCQRLTRAGAVAALVKLPWVTREEAFIREKAMAALDFVGLSGTAEEAARKIPYGHQRLLEVARALAGDPELLLLDEPAAGMNHAETRELMALIARIREMGVTVFLVEHNMKMVMEICEWITVINYGQVIGHGTPAQVQADENIINAYLSGENITC from the coding sequence ATGACACTTCTGACCCTGCAACAGATCACAAAAAACTTTGGCGGACTGACAGCGGTGGACCAAATTGACCTGTCAGTGGAAAAAGGCACCATCCACGGCCTGATCGGGCCGAACGGATCGGGAAAAACCACGGTGTTCAACCTGATCACGGGGATCTATCCCCTCACCACCGGCACCATTACATTCAACGGCATGGATATCACGGGATATCCCGCTTTCAAGGTCAACCAGAAAGGACTGGCCCGGACGTTCCAGGAAATCCAGCTGTTCTATGACATGACGGTTCTGGAAAACGCGATGATGGGATGCCAGAGGCTGACCCGGGCCGGGGCTGTAGCCGCCTTGGTCAAGCTCCCCTGGGTGACCAGAGAAGAGGCGTTCATCCGGGAAAAAGCCATGGCAGCCCTTGATTTTGTCGGATTGTCCGGCACGGCAGAGGAAGCGGCCCGGAAAATCCCTTACGGCCACCAACGGCTACTAGAGGTGGCCAGGGCCCTGGCAGGGGATCCGGAACTGCTGCTGCTGGATGAACCGGCCGCCGGCATGAACCACGCGGAAACCAGGGAATTGATGGCACTCATTGCCCGGATCCGAGAAATGGGGGTAACCGTGTTTCTGGTGGAACATAATATGAAAATGGTAATGGAAATCTGCGAATGGATCACAGTGATCAATTACGGCCAAGTGATCGGCCATGGGACACCGGCCCAGGTCCAGGCGGATGAAAATATAATCAACGCCTATCTCAGCGGAGAAAATATCACATGCTGA
- a CDS encoding ABC transporter ATP-binding protein yields MLTLKDLKVAYGPIEVLHGISLEVPRRGIVSLIGANGAGKTTILNTISGLLIPASGTVSFEDRDITGYKPDQVIRMGIAQVPEGRKVFTNLTVYECLLMGGLVRRDKKQVQKDIETVYEMFPRLKERRRQLAGTLSGGEQEMLAFGRALVAKPRLLLLDEPSMGLAPKMIAEVAQFILKIRDQGMTVLLVEQNSELALTISDYGYVLETGSIIMSDKACNLINNQEVRKAYMGL; encoded by the coding sequence ATGCTGACACTGAAAGATCTCAAAGTGGCCTACGGCCCGATAGAGGTGCTGCATGGCATCTCCCTTGAGGTACCCAGGAGGGGGATTGTATCTCTCATCGGTGCCAACGGGGCCGGAAAAACTACCATCCTGAACACCATATCCGGACTGCTGATCCCTGCATCAGGGACCGTTTCCTTTGAGGACCGGGACATCACCGGATACAAACCGGACCAGGTCATCCGCATGGGCATCGCCCAGGTGCCGGAAGGGCGGAAGGTCTTTACCAATCTGACGGTCTACGAATGCCTGTTGATGGGGGGACTGGTGCGCCGGGACAAAAAACAGGTGCAAAAGGACATTGAAACTGTTTATGAGATGTTTCCGCGGCTCAAGGAACGGCGTAGACAACTGGCCGGTACATTAAGCGGCGGAGAACAGGAAATGCTGGCCTTTGGGCGGGCTCTAGTGGCAAAACCCAGACTTCTGCTCCTGGATGAACCCTCCATGGGACTGGCCCCTAAAATGATCGCAGAAGTGGCCCAGTTTATCCTCAAGATAAGAGACCAGGGGATGACCGTTTTGCTGGTGGAACAGAACTCGGAATTGGCTTTGACCATATCGGATTACGGATATGTACTGGAAACCGGATCAATCATTATGAGTGACAAGGCCTGTAACCTGATCAACAATCAGGAAGTGCGAAAAGCTTATATGGGCCTATAA